The proteins below are encoded in one region of Aquisphaera giovannonii:
- a CDS encoding bifunctional serine/threonine-protein kinase/formylglycine-generating enzyme family protein, which yields MSVPEEPSGSESRPTWRQPRTVAGSLDAFGEFVREAMRAGRGEPGAEAPDRIDKFRVLDKLGEGTYGRVYRVHDPDLDCDRAAKLPTEMVLASPALRGEFLREARNLQKIDDHPNVVRVVQAGEDDGRGRPYFVMEYCPDHSLASWLRGRARGWRGDERWAARLVAQVADGVHRIHQQRLCHRDLKPGNILLVRIGAGQGGDPDRPDFRPKVADLGLASFLDDPAATASLSRGPVGTMAYMAPEQARGRRREIGPATDVYGLGAILFEVVAGRRAYASASCGEIFESLQSDVPSPPLKGACPKASRAMCTVVGTAMRKDARYRYATAAEMADDLKRLADGRPVRGATWPRKAFYFLSKRRAGAAGVVAAAAVAAGGAEMWRLERAAAASAWLGRMETATPSELADLVRERDGGDPSVSPRLAAMFGSEEPTRKLSAALALASRRPECARYVVDRLLGLPPRDMGPIARAAARAVPDLPDRLEAELANHGGDGRAPGEPSRRRAGAALSLALLGRPWRSLEPLGDLADPDARALFVHGVGPASVPPSALLELASSPLTPTAARRQLLLAMGEIPAAGWRADDRARAVELAAQLYANDRDAGVHGASRWLLRSWGEAARVVQLDAGLVSPDYRPGFGWRRDPSGLTFVLVAGSPDGHRFEISDTEVPCRLYQEHAPEFDRRVYDHVLADDEPALNVTFLDGARFANWMSERSGLPPAFPPAVGVENVPPAAEVLASRGYRLPTTGEFALAAMAGTATPRYFGELRDLIPRYAFTADSLGRPSVQAVGLLKPNDLGLFDVLGNALELCHFDGELTRGRRNQVSSCGGSGIQSSANLAAAPRGEPAPATTPFIPSGFRLARTLSTAVGPPR from the coding sequence ATGAGCGTGCCGGAGGAACCCTCGGGGTCGGAGTCTCGGCCGACCTGGCGTCAGCCCAGGACGGTCGCCGGCTCGCTGGACGCCTTCGGCGAGTTCGTCCGGGAGGCGATGCGGGCCGGGCGCGGCGAGCCGGGGGCGGAAGCTCCCGACCGGATCGACAAGTTCCGGGTGCTGGACAAGCTCGGCGAGGGGACCTACGGCCGGGTCTACCGGGTCCACGACCCCGACCTGGATTGCGACCGTGCCGCGAAGCTCCCCACCGAGATGGTGCTCGCCAGCCCCGCGTTGCGGGGGGAGTTCCTGCGGGAGGCCCGGAACCTCCAGAAGATCGACGACCATCCCAACGTCGTCCGCGTCGTGCAGGCGGGGGAGGACGACGGGCGCGGGCGGCCCTACTTCGTGATGGAGTACTGCCCGGACCATTCGCTGGCCTCCTGGCTCCGCGGCCGGGCGCGCGGCTGGCGCGGGGACGAACGATGGGCGGCGCGGCTGGTGGCGCAGGTCGCCGACGGCGTGCATCGGATCCACCAGCAGCGGCTCTGCCATCGGGACCTGAAGCCGGGGAACATCCTGCTGGTCCGGATCGGGGCGGGGCAGGGGGGCGACCCGGACCGGCCGGACTTCCGGCCCAAGGTCGCGGACCTGGGGCTGGCGTCGTTCCTGGACGACCCCGCGGCGACGGCCTCGCTGTCGCGCGGGCCGGTCGGCACGATGGCCTACATGGCCCCGGAGCAGGCGCGCGGGCGCCGCCGGGAGATCGGCCCGGCCACCGACGTGTACGGCCTGGGGGCGATCCTCTTCGAGGTCGTCGCGGGGCGACGCGCGTACGCGTCCGCCTCGTGCGGGGAGATCTTCGAGTCGCTCCAGAGCGACGTCCCGTCGCCGCCCCTGAAGGGGGCCTGCCCGAAGGCCTCCCGGGCCATGTGCACCGTCGTCGGCACGGCGATGAGGAAGGACGCGCGGTATCGCTACGCGACGGCCGCCGAGATGGCCGACGACCTGAAGCGGCTGGCCGACGGGCGGCCCGTCCGCGGGGCGACCTGGCCGCGGAAGGCGTTCTACTTCCTGAGCAAGCGCCGCGCGGGGGCGGCCGGCGTCGTGGCCGCGGCGGCGGTGGCCGCCGGGGGGGCCGAGATGTGGAGGCTCGAGCGGGCGGCCGCCGCCTCCGCGTGGCTCGGCCGGATGGAGACCGCCACGCCCTCCGAGCTGGCGGACCTCGTCCGCGAGCGGGACGGGGGCGACCCGTCGGTCTCGCCCCGACTGGCCGCCATGTTCGGCTCCGAGGAGCCGACCCGCAAGCTGAGCGCCGCCCTGGCGCTCGCGTCGCGTCGCCCCGAGTGCGCCCGGTACGTCGTGGACCGCCTGCTCGGGCTGCCGCCGCGGGACATGGGGCCGATCGCCCGGGCGGCCGCGAGGGCCGTCCCCGACCTCCCCGACCGGCTCGAGGCCGAGCTCGCGAACCACGGCGGCGACGGCCGGGCCCCCGGCGAGCCGAGCCGCCGCCGCGCCGGCGCGGCCCTCTCGCTGGCCCTCCTCGGGCGGCCCTGGCGGTCCCTGGAGCCGCTGGGCGACCTGGCGGACCCGGACGCGAGGGCCCTGTTCGTGCACGGCGTCGGCCCGGCCAGCGTCCCGCCCTCCGCGCTCCTGGAGCTCGCCTCCAGCCCGCTCACCCCGACGGCCGCGCGACGGCAGCTGCTCCTGGCGATGGGCGAGATCCCCGCCGCGGGCTGGCGGGCGGACGACCGCGCGCGGGCCGTCGAGCTCGCCGCGCAGCTCTACGCGAACGACCGCGACGCCGGGGTCCACGGGGCGTCGCGCTGGCTGCTCCGGTCGTGGGGCGAGGCGGCCCGGGTCGTCCAGCTCGACGCCGGCCTCGTCAGCCCCGACTACCGGCCCGGATTCGGGTGGCGGCGCGACCCGTCGGGCCTGACGTTCGTGCTCGTCGCCGGCTCGCCGGACGGACACCGGTTCGAAATCTCCGACACCGAGGTCCCCTGCCGGCTCTACCAGGAGCACGCTCCCGAGTTCGACCGCCGGGTCTACGACCACGTCCTCGCCGACGACGAGCCGGCGCTCAACGTCACGTTCCTGGACGGCGCGCGGTTCGCCAACTGGATGAGCGAGCGGTCGGGCCTGCCGCCGGCCTTCCCCCCGGCGGTCGGCGTCGAGAACGTCCCCCCGGCCGCCGAGGTCCTCGCGTCCCGGGGCTACCGCCTGCCGACGACCGGCGAGTTCGCCCTGGCCGCGATGGCGGGCACGGCGACGCCCCGGTACTTCGGCGAGCTCCGCGACCTCATCCCCCGCTACGCCTTCACGGCCGACTCCCTGGGCCGGCCGAGCGTCCAGGCCGTGGGGCTGCTCAAGCCCAACGACCTGGGGTTGTTCGACGTGCTGGGCAACGCCCTTGAACTGTGTCACTTCGACGGCGAACTCACGCGAGGGCGGAGGAACCAGGTCTCCTCCTGCGGCGGGTCGGGCATCCAGTCCTCGGCGAACCTCGCCGCCGCGCCTCGCGGCGAGCCCGCGCCGGCGACGACGCCGTTCATCCCGTCCGGCTTCCGCCTGGCGAGGACCCTGAGCACCGCCGTCGGGCCGCCTCGCTGA
- a CDS encoding zinc ribbon domain-containing protein, translated as MRDTARRRIRRLAARLPDGVVILCILFLSLLAVCSLTAVIALALSQLLRLAGGDEGWLLVVQGLFVVIGIALALAMLVLFCHVLSFLDEMVGTPCPNCRRRELEWRSGSWKYGEPPAYLDYACSHCGARFRRLHGGQGVLSELEQVS; from the coding sequence ATGCGAGACACAGCAAGACGCCGGATACGAAGGCTGGCGGCCCGCCTGCCGGACGGGGTGGTGATCCTCTGCATCCTGTTCCTGTCGTTGCTCGCCGTGTGCTCGCTCACGGCGGTGATCGCCCTGGCCCTCTCGCAGCTCCTCCGCCTGGCGGGCGGCGATGAGGGCTGGCTGCTCGTCGTCCAGGGCCTCTTCGTCGTCATCGGCATCGCCCTGGCCCTCGCGATGCTCGTCCTGTTCTGCCACGTGCTGAGCTTCCTGGATGAGATGGTCGGCACGCCGTGTCCGAATTGCCGCCGGAGGGAACTGGAATGGCGGAGCGGGAGCTGGAAGTATGGGGAGCCGCCCGCCTATCTGGACTATGCCTGTTCCCACTGCGGCGCCCGGTTCAGGCGGCTCCACGGAGGCCAGGGGGTGCTATCGGAGCTGGAGCAGGTTTCATAG
- a CDS encoding HAD family hydrolase: MGSVRGVLLDMDGTLVDSNDAHARSWEKAFSEFGVDASYEEIRARIGKGGDKMVGEIAGWSYESPEGKRLSERRQEIFLKEYLPTIQAFPKAQELLARMHEAGLKLVIATSGKDVELKPLMFRCGADRYIEEKTTSDDAKESKPDPDIVHAALERIGLPADQVVLLGDTPFDIQAAGDAGVRTIALKSGGWGPDGLVGAIAIYEDAADLLAHFDESPLAG; this comes from the coding sequence ATGGGCTCGGTTCGCGGTGTCCTGCTGGACATGGACGGTACGCTCGTGGACAGCAACGACGCCCACGCGCGATCCTGGGAGAAGGCGTTCTCCGAGTTCGGCGTGGACGCCTCCTACGAGGAGATCCGAGCCCGGATCGGCAAGGGGGGCGACAAGATGGTCGGCGAGATCGCCGGCTGGAGCTACGAGTCGCCCGAGGGCAAGAGGCTCAGCGAGCGTCGCCAGGAGATCTTCCTCAAGGAGTACCTGCCGACCATCCAGGCCTTCCCCAAGGCCCAGGAGCTCCTGGCCCGCATGCACGAGGCCGGGCTGAAGCTGGTCATCGCCACCTCGGGGAAGGACGTGGAGCTGAAGCCGCTCATGTTCCGCTGCGGGGCCGATCGGTACATCGAGGAGAAGACGACCTCGGACGACGCGAAGGAGTCGAAGCCCGATCCCGACATCGTCCACGCCGCGCTCGAGCGGATCGGCCTCCCCGCCGACCAGGTGGTGCTCCTGGGTGACACGCCGTTCGACATCCAGGCCGCCGGGGATGCCGGGGTCCGCACCATCGCCCTCAAGTCCGGCGGATGGGGTCCCGACGGCCTGGTGGGGGCGATCGCGATCTACGAGGACGCCGCGGACCTGCTGGCCCACTTCGACGAATCGCCGCTGGCGGGGTGA
- a CDS encoding RNA polymerase sigma factor — protein sequence MDETPRTRRDGDGDIEAAPAAPATATAERLARHEASLRARAVRELGRSRIDGAGASDYVHEAFVAVLEAEARGKGPAPSPAAEAKYLLTTLLNGIRQAIRRSQATKHGGGAAFTPVEGDEIAGPGTSPSARVRRATREECLEAAFGSLSPRDRDVLRLELIEEKPRSEIAAVLGVSERHVGNLYRDALSRLREAYLAHGGPWDLT from the coding sequence ATGGACGAGACGCCGAGGACGCGACGAGACGGCGACGGCGACATCGAGGCGGCCCCGGCCGCGCCCGCGACTGCGACGGCGGAGCGGCTCGCGAGGCATGAAGCGTCCCTGAGGGCCCGGGCGGTCCGGGAGCTGGGGCGGTCGAGGATCGACGGCGCGGGAGCCTCGGATTACGTCCACGAGGCCTTCGTGGCGGTGCTGGAGGCGGAGGCCCGGGGCAAGGGGCCGGCCCCCTCGCCGGCGGCGGAGGCGAAGTACCTCCTGACGACCCTGCTCAACGGGATCCGCCAGGCGATCCGCAGGTCGCAGGCGACGAAGCACGGCGGCGGCGCGGCGTTCACGCCGGTCGAGGGCGACGAGATCGCCGGGCCGGGCACGTCCCCCAGCGCCAGGGTCCGCCGGGCGACCCGCGAGGAGTGCCTGGAGGCGGCGTTCGGCTCCCTCTCGCCGCGCGACCGGGACGTGCTGAGGCTGGAGTTGATCGAGGAGAAGCCGCGCTCGGAGATCGCGGCCGTGCTGGGCGTCTCCGAGCGCCACGTCGGCAACCTCTATCGCGACGCCCTGTCCCGCCTCCGCGAGGCCTACCTCGCCCACGGCGGACCGTGGGATCTCACCTGA
- a CDS encoding IS5 family transposase yields the protein MATAHMPDEFFDAVAHHLPPEQPVGPKGGRPRVGHRTALRVIWFVLTAGTRWEDVPAELGCSGRTAHRRLRAWEEAGIWDRLKADLLGLLKRAGKLDLDTVIIDGVTVRAFGGGEATGPSPVDRGRPGTKHTLMVNKAGVPLVIHTAGANASDQTQFLPVLLDFPKVGGTPGRPKELPDEAYADRGYDSGLLRTLLRWLGIEPHIAKRRTEHGSGLGKVRWVVERTIGWLKGLRRMRVRYDRLGVIMDAWATLAASVICFRILHEDAV from the coding sequence ATGGCCACCGCCCATATGCCGGACGAATTCTTCGACGCCGTTGCCCATCACCTGCCGCCGGAGCAGCCCGTCGGGCCCAAGGGGGGGCGGCCCCGGGTCGGCCACCGTACCGCCCTCCGGGTGATCTGGTTCGTGCTGACCGCCGGCACCCGATGGGAGGATGTCCCGGCGGAGTTGGGCTGCTCCGGCCGAACGGCCCATCGCCGGCTCCGGGCCTGGGAGGAGGCCGGGATCTGGGACCGTCTCAAGGCGGACCTGCTCGGCCTGCTCAAGCGGGCCGGCAAGCTCGACCTCGACACGGTGATCATTGATGGCGTTACCGTCCGTGCCTTCGGAGGCGGCGAGGCGACCGGGCCGAGCCCGGTGGACCGCGGCCGGCCCGGCACCAAGCACACCTTGATGGTCAACAAGGCGGGTGTCCCGCTGGTGATCCATACCGCTGGGGCCAACGCCAGCGACCAGACCCAATTCCTCCCGGTGCTCCTGGACTTCCCCAAGGTCGGCGGGACGCCGGGCCGGCCCAAGGAACTGCCCGACGAAGCCTATGCCGACCGGGGCTACGACAGCGGGCTCTTGAGGACATTGCTCCGCTGGCTGGGGATCGAGCCGCACATCGCCAAGCGTCGGACGGAGCACGGTAGCGGCCTGGGCAAGGTCCGGTGGGTGGTCGAGCGGACGATCGGCTGGCTTAAGGGACTGCGTCGGATGCGAGTGCGTTACGACCGGCTCGGTGTGATCATGGACGCCTGGGCGACGCTGGCGGCCAGCGTGATCTGCTTCCGCATCCTTCACGAGGATGCCGTATAG
- a CDS encoding Gfo/Idh/MocA family protein, whose protein sequence is MTERPAPPSSEARIDRPAGPSSSRRGFLKGTAGAGAIAAAGPMIAPMVHAAGSDVIKVGLVGCGGRGSGAAEQALTADSGTRLVAMADVFSDRLTDALSALKSSAVGAKVDVPKDRQFDGFEGFKHVIDQVDLVLLTTPPHFRPMQLAYAVSKGVNTFVEKPMAVDGPGLRMFIEACKAAKAKNLSLVNGFCWRYDGPRRETMKRVFDGQIGKVTAIETTYNSQGVWDPRKTREQCGSDMEYQLRNWYYYSWLSGDHIVEQAVHGIDTMNWVMKDQLPVRCWGVGGRQVRTDPKYGNIWDHFSVVYEYPEGVRGYHHCRHWVNTPNQVKDYILGSKGTADVFGNAITGENKWRYRAGRERASGNGGAHSDMYQVEHDEMFAAIRAGKPVNNGEQAATSTLLAIMGRDAAYTGQVLTPDQVLNSKTDLSPARYEFGPNPVPPVPVPGVTKFA, encoded by the coding sequence GTGACCGAGCGACCCGCACCGCCATCGTCCGAGGCCCGCATCGACCGCCCCGCCGGACCGTCCAGCTCGAGGCGCGGCTTCCTCAAAGGGACGGCCGGGGCCGGTGCGATCGCCGCGGCGGGCCCGATGATCGCCCCGATGGTCCACGCCGCCGGCAGCGACGTCATCAAGGTGGGCCTCGTCGGCTGCGGCGGCCGGGGCAGCGGCGCGGCGGAGCAGGCCCTCACCGCGGACAGCGGGACGCGGCTGGTCGCGATGGCCGACGTCTTCTCCGACCGGCTGACCGACGCCCTCTCGGCGCTGAAGTCCTCGGCCGTGGGCGCCAAGGTGGACGTCCCGAAGGACCGCCAGTTCGACGGCTTCGAGGGCTTCAAGCACGTCATCGACCAGGTCGACCTCGTGCTCCTGACCACGCCGCCGCACTTCCGGCCGATGCAGCTGGCCTACGCCGTCTCCAAGGGGGTCAACACCTTCGTGGAGAAGCCGATGGCCGTGGACGGCCCGGGCCTGCGGATGTTCATCGAGGCCTGCAAGGCCGCCAAGGCCAAGAACCTCTCGCTGGTCAACGGCTTCTGCTGGCGGTACGACGGGCCGCGGCGGGAGACCATGAAGCGGGTCTTCGACGGCCAGATCGGCAAGGTCACGGCCATCGAGACGACGTACAACTCGCAGGGCGTGTGGGACCCGCGCAAGACCCGCGAGCAGTGCGGCTCCGACATGGAGTACCAGCTCCGCAACTGGTACTACTACAGCTGGCTCTCGGGCGACCACATCGTCGAGCAGGCGGTGCACGGCATCGACACCATGAACTGGGTCATGAAGGACCAGCTCCCGGTGCGCTGCTGGGGCGTCGGCGGCCGCCAGGTGCGGACGGATCCCAAGTACGGCAACATCTGGGACCACTTCTCGGTCGTCTACGAGTACCCCGAGGGCGTGCGCGGCTACCACCACTGCCGCCACTGGGTGAACACGCCGAACCAGGTGAAGGACTACATCCTGGGGAGCAAGGGCACCGCCGACGTCTTCGGCAACGCGATCACCGGCGAGAACAAGTGGCGGTATCGCGCCGGCCGGGAGCGGGCCAGCGGCAACGGCGGGGCGCACAGCGACATGTACCAGGTGGAGCACGACGAGATGTTCGCCGCGATCCGCGCCGGCAAGCCGGTCAACAACGGCGAGCAGGCCGCGACGAGCACCCTCCTGGCGATCATGGGCCGCGACGCCGCCTACACCGGCCAGGTCCTGACGCCCGACCAGGTCCTCAACTCCAAGACCGACCTGAGCCCCGCCCGCTACGAGTTCGGCCCCAACCCCGTCCCGCCGGTGCCCGTGCCGGGAGTGACGAAGTTCGCGTGA
- a CDS encoding copper homeostasis protein CutC, giving the protein MSRRTLVEICAGSLEAALDAGRGGADRVELCQDLAVGGVTPSAGDIAVACGTLDVPVHVLVRPRAGDFLPSEAEFQAMRHDVAASAALGASGVVLGILLPDGTIDRERTARLVDLARPLSVTFHKAFDEVPDHLEALETLIALGVDRVLTSGGRPSALEGAGMLRRLVEAARGRIAILAGGRIAATQLETILEGTGVREAHLGSAVARTVESAMRPRPEHGLDPRRPGIDPEKVRDIVGRVARWDRLARD; this is encoded by the coding sequence ATGAGTCGGCGAACCCTCGTGGAGATCTGTGCCGGGAGCCTGGAGGCCGCGCTCGACGCCGGCCGGGGCGGCGCCGACCGGGTCGAGCTCTGCCAGGACCTCGCCGTCGGCGGCGTCACGCCATCCGCGGGGGACATCGCCGTGGCCTGCGGGACGCTCGATGTCCCGGTGCACGTGCTGGTCCGCCCCCGGGCCGGCGACTTCCTCCCCTCCGAGGCCGAGTTCCAGGCGATGCGACACGACGTCGCCGCCTCCGCCGCCCTGGGGGCCTCCGGCGTGGTGCTGGGGATCCTCCTCCCCGACGGCACGATCGACCGGGAGCGGACCGCCCGGCTCGTCGACCTCGCCCGCCCGCTGAGCGTCACCTTCCACAAGGCCTTCGACGAGGTCCCGGATCACCTGGAGGCCCTCGAGACCCTGATCGCGCTGGGCGTCGATCGCGTGCTCACCTCCGGCGGCCGTCCGTCCGCCCTGGAGGGCGCCGGCATGCTCCGCCGCCTCGTGGAGGCCGCCCGCGGGCGGATCGCCATCCTGGCCGGGGGCCGGATCGCCGCGACGCAGCTCGAGACGATCCTCGAGGGCACCGGCGTCCGCGAGGCCCACCTCGGCTCGGCCGTGGCCCGCACCGTCGAATCCGCCATGCGCCCCCGGCCCGAGCACGGCCTCGACCCCCGGCGGCCGGGCATCGATCCGGAGAAGGTCCGCGACATCGTGGGCCGGGTCGCCCGTTGGGACCGTCTCGCGCGGGATTGA
- a CDS encoding Dabb family protein has translation MKNLVIAGLVVALGSVLAVGASAPGRAAAGPKVAHMVFFKLKDGSKESRDKLVAACEKYLKGQEGCVYFSVGTRAADVDEPVSVKDFDVALHVVFESKEGKLKYLKSEGHDKFLEAVKADLEGARVFDSYLAGD, from the coding sequence ATGAAGAACCTGGTGATCGCGGGGCTGGTGGTGGCGCTCGGGTCGGTGCTGGCGGTCGGGGCCTCGGCGCCGGGCCGCGCGGCGGCGGGGCCGAAGGTGGCGCACATGGTCTTCTTCAAGCTCAAGGACGGGTCGAAGGAGTCCCGGGACAAGCTCGTGGCCGCCTGCGAGAAGTACCTCAAGGGCCAGGAGGGGTGCGTCTACTTCTCGGTCGGCACCCGGGCGGCGGACGTGGACGAGCCGGTCAGCGTCAAGGACTTCGACGTCGCCCTGCACGTCGTCTTCGAGAGCAAGGAGGGGAAGCTGAAGTACCTCAAGAGCGAGGGGCACGACAAGTTCCTGGAGGCGGTGAAGGCCGACCTCGAAGGCGCCCGGGTGTTCGACTCCTACCTGGCCGGCGACTGA